A genomic stretch from Flavobacteriales bacterium includes:
- a CDS encoding T9SS type A sorting domain-containing protein, whose amino-acid sequence MKKLLPAFFLLLALSGFAQKMYRPSDYEISKAPAWAQMMYAENPNVFAVDKAYREYYREHEFEKSYHTQFYKRWRRSVDDFIDIHGFVDMPTEQDFLREHQEMAASVGSGRAGNWSLVGPLVAYNTNGNPVSQQSNIYSIDQAPSNTNVLYCGSETGECYRSNDGGNNWFNVSLNDPLDGAVRAIDIHPTDPNTVYIGSGSYIFKSTDGGATWNQSLYTWQLNANEILIIPSNPNVVLAATDQGVFRTTDGGQNWSQLYSERAFDLKCNTSNDNMVYLLKHSDALNICQFLRSTDAGANFAVQSSGWFSSTDPDRNDGGGRLAVTDANPNRVYAYLIGEAKAGDTGYIGVWKSTDGGTSWTLPNGPAGGPYDANHMNLAIGTVNWQYHQGYYNCALMASNTDADQIRLGGLNLYGSDDGGATFYALAGYVGGPYNMHVDMQDFRAIGNTTWITCDGGIYRSTDFFNSANFEPRMYGISSADYWGFGSGWNEDVLIGGLYHNGNLSYYENYGEGNFLQLGGGEPASGYVNQGENRRVYSSDINGKIMPENIGETVENVGFGIDPNESYSVVQSSEMEFDPRCYSIAYTGKDHQLWRTDDKGTTFELFAEFGSDADNQVTYIEQSWSDPNVMYVCQQNVNPSSSGTLWKTTDGGQNWNTVTLPSVSNSRKMLIQVDPTDPEKVWIAFASTGNGQRVYRSVNGGGSWTNLTTSTLDGQAPRSLNLIGGTDGGIYLSTNKTIFYRNNSMNDWVDFGDGLPVVTNTCIARPFYRDGKMRIASYGKGIWESNFYEAQSNPIAQVMVDKLQTTQHCEADTFHYVCHSMLNHDNATWEWTFQGGTPSTANTWNADVTYDSPGTHLTILKVTESDGDFSIDSLYITIDAYQPLSDLQEGFEMVFPPNGFEIKNSDENITWELQDTVGGFDASDQCMYIRGYDYNAAGQIDDAVVSVDMTYLQDAWLTFDVAYARWGGGYSDSLEVLVSTDCGANYQSLYFKGGTDIATAPDNSSDVFVPAANEWRTDSIDLSSFMGNEDVMIVFRFHCGWGQNMYLDNINIDAVNVVAVEEPEEETILSLYPNPVAENGTVHLYSNLNEMIMVDVYSMDGKRIYHQQHNPIADISISNLAAGTYISMLSSSKRIKKEVLVVR is encoded by the coding sequence ATGAAGAAACTCTTACCTGCCTTTTTTCTGCTGCTTGCCCTCAGCGGTTTTGCGCAGAAAATGTACCGTCCATCAGACTATGAAATTTCCAAAGCACCTGCTTGGGCGCAGATGATGTACGCGGAAAACCCGAATGTTTTTGCGGTCGATAAGGCATATCGGGAATACTATCGCGAACACGAATTTGAGAAGAGCTACCACACGCAGTTCTACAAACGGTGGAGGCGCTCGGTAGATGATTTCATTGACATACATGGCTTTGTGGACATGCCAACCGAACAGGATTTCCTTCGAGAACACCAAGAAATGGCGGCAAGTGTCGGTTCCGGCCGTGCAGGAAACTGGTCGCTGGTGGGGCCGTTGGTGGCCTACAATACAAATGGCAATCCTGTTTCGCAGCAATCGAACATTTATTCCATTGACCAAGCTCCATCAAACACTAATGTGCTGTATTGTGGATCGGAGACGGGCGAATGCTACCGCAGCAACGATGGCGGCAACAACTGGTTCAACGTCAGTTTGAATGACCCGTTGGACGGAGCTGTCCGCGCCATCGACATTCATCCCACCGACCCGAACACAGTTTACATCGGTTCAGGCAGCTACATTTTCAAATCGACCGATGGCGGTGCCACATGGAATCAGTCGCTTTACACGTGGCAGCTCAACGCCAACGAGATCCTCATCATTCCATCCAACCCGAATGTGGTGCTTGCCGCCACCGATCAAGGCGTTTTCAGAACTACCGATGGTGGACAAAACTGGTCGCAATTGTACTCCGAAAGAGCGTTTGACCTGAAGTGTAACACCAGCAACGACAATATGGTGTATCTGCTCAAACACAGCGATGCGCTCAACATTTGCCAGTTCCTGCGCTCTACCGATGCGGGTGCGAATTTCGCGGTGCAATCCAGCGGTTGGTTCTCCTCTACCGATCCCGACAGGAATGATGGTGGCGGCCGCTTGGCGGTGACCGATGCCAACCCCAACCGCGTTTACGCTTACCTGATCGGGGAGGCCAAGGCTGGCGACACAGGTTATATCGGGGTTTGGAAAAGCACGGATGGCGGAACTTCATGGACGCTGCCGAATGGTCCTGCGGGTGGTCCGTATGATGCGAATCACATGAATTTGGCCATCGGCACGGTGAACTGGCAATACCATCAAGGTTATTACAATTGTGCGCTGATGGCCTCGAACACCGATGCAGATCAGATCCGTTTGGGAGGTTTGAATCTCTACGGTTCGGATGATGGCGGAGCCACGTTTTACGCCTTGGCGGGATATGTGGGCGGTCCGTACAACATGCATGTGGATATGCAGGATTTCCGAGCCATTGGCAACACCACGTGGATCACCTGCGATGGCGGCATCTACCGCTCGACCGATTTCTTCAACTCCGCCAATTTTGAACCAAGAATGTACGGCATCAGCAGTGCAGATTATTGGGGTTTCGGTAGCGGCTGGAACGAGGATGTGCTGATCGGTGGCCTCTATCACAACGGCAATCTTTCGTATTACGAGAATTATGGCGAGGGAAATTTCCTACAGCTTGGCGGTGGCGAACCTGCCAGCGGCTACGTGAACCAAGGCGAAAATCGAAGAGTCTATTCATCCGACATCAACGGAAAGATCATGCCTGAGAACATTGGAGAAACCGTAGAGAATGTCGGTTTCGGCATCGACCCGAACGAGAGTTATTCGGTGGTGCAATCTTCCGAAATGGAATTCGACCCGCGCTGCTATTCCATTGCCTACACGGGCAAGGACCATCAGCTTTGGCGAACGGACGATAAAGGCACAACGTTTGAACTCTTCGCGGAGTTCGGTTCGGATGCAGACAATCAGGTCACTTACATCGAGCAATCGTGGTCCGACCCAAATGTGATGTACGTGTGCCAGCAGAACGTGAATCCATCATCAAGCGGAACGCTTTGGAAAACCACCGATGGCGGCCAGAACTGGAATACGGTCACGCTGCCATCGGTAAGCAACAGCCGGAAAATGCTGATCCAGGTGGACCCCACCGATCCTGAAAAAGTCTGGATCGCGTTTGCCAGCACGGGAAACGGACAGCGCGTTTACAGATCGGTCAACGGTGGCGGCAGTTGGACGAATCTGACCACTTCGACCCTCGATGGCCAAGCTCCACGGTCGTTGAACCTGATCGGTGGCACGGATGGCGGCATCTACCTCTCCACCAACAAGACCATTTTCTATCGCAACAATTCCATGAACGATTGGGTGGATTTCGGTGATGGACTTCCCGTTGTGACCAACACGTGCATTGCGCGACCGTTTTACCGCGATGGGAAAATGCGCATTGCGTCTTACGGAAAAGGCATCTGGGAAAGCAATTTCTACGAAGCGCAATCAAATCCGATCGCGCAAGTGATGGTGGACAAACTCCAAACCACACAGCATTGCGAAGCAGACACGTTCCACTACGTGTGCCATTCCATGCTCAATCACGACAACGCCACGTGGGAATGGACCTTTCAGGGCGGAACGCCATCCACGGCAAACACGTGGAATGCGGATGTGACTTACGATTCGCCCGGAACGCATTTGACGATTTTGAAAGTGACCGAAAGCGATGGCGATTTCAGCATCGATTCGCTCTACATCACCATTGACGCCTACCAGCCGCTGAGCGATCTGCAGGAAGGTTTCGAGATGGTTTTTCCTCCGAACGGATTCGAGATCAAGAACTCGGACGAGAACATTACGTGGGAATTGCAGGACACGGTCGGTGGCTTTGATGCGAGCGACCAATGCATGTACATCCGTGGGTATGATTACAACGCTGCTGGACAGATTGATGACGCTGTGGTGAGCGTTGACATGACCTATTTGCAGGATGCCTGGCTGACCTTTGATGTGGCCTACGCCCGCTGGGGTGGCGGCTATTCCGATTCGTTGGAAGTGCTTGTTTCCACCGATTGCGGAGCGAATTATCAGAGTCTCTATTTCAAGGGCGGAACCGACATTGCCACGGCTCCCGACAACTCAAGCGATGTGTTTGTTCCAGCGGCCAACGAATGGCGCACCGATAGCATTGACCTAAGCAGTTTTATGGGAAATGAGGATGTGATGATCGTTTTCCGTTTCCATTGTGGATGGGGACAGAACATGTATCTCGATAACATCAATATTGACGCGGTGAATGTGGTGGCGGTGGAAGAACCTGAGGAAGAAACGATCCTTTCGCTCTACCCGAATCCTGTGGCCGAAAACGGAACGGTTCATCTGTATTCGAACCTGAACGAAATGATCATGGTAGATGTGTATTCGATGGACGGTAAACGCATTTACCACCAGCAACACAACCCGATCGCAGACATTTCCATTTCGAACCTGGCGGCAGGCACGTACATCTCCATGCTCTCATCGAGCAAACGCATTAAAAAAGAGGTATTGGTGGTGCGATAG
- a CDS encoding ATP-binding cassette domain-containing protein, with protein sequence MIKAENIHKRYGELEVLKGVSLEIAEGEIVSIVGASGAGKSTLLHIIGTLDKADSGSVSINNIETGKLKDKKLSDFRNRAIGFVFQFHHLLPEFTALENVCIPAFIAGKSEAEAQAKAKELLGFLGLADRADHKPSQLSGGEQQRVAVARALVNQPAVVLADEPSGNLDSQSAKELHQLFFDLRDKFNQTFVIVTHNEELADMADRKLEMKDGQIVQAEY encoded by the coding sequence ATGATAAAGGCGGAGAACATTCACAAGCGTTATGGCGAACTGGAAGTGCTGAAAGGCGTGAGCCTCGAAATTGCTGAAGGGGAAATTGTGAGTATTGTGGGTGCTTCGGGTGCTGGAAAGTCCACGCTGCTGCACATCATCGGCACGCTGGATAAAGCAGATTCCGGTTCTGTTTCCATCAACAACATCGAAACAGGCAAACTTAAAGACAAAAAGCTGTCTGATTTCCGCAATCGCGCCATTGGGTTCGTGTTCCAGTTCCATCATCTGTTGCCAGAATTTACTGCGCTGGAGAATGTGTGCATTCCTGCTTTCATTGCAGGGAAAAGCGAGGCAGAAGCGCAGGCAAAAGCCAAGGAACTGCTCGGCTTTCTCGGTCTGGCCGACCGTGCGGACCACAAGCCATCGCAACTTTCTGGTGGCGAACAGCAGCGTGTGGCGGTGGCACGGGCGTTGGTCAACCAACCAGCAGTTGTGCTGGCGGATGAACCTTCAGGAAACCTCGACAGCCAATCTGCCAAAGAACTGCACCAACTGTTCTTTGATCTGCGTGACAAATTCAATCAGACGTTTGTCATCGTAACGCATAATGAGGAACTGGCCGACATGGCCGACCGCAAACTGGAAATGAAGGATGGACAGATCGTTCAGGCCGAATACTAA
- the dcm gene encoding DNA (cytosine-5-)-methyltransferase, whose protein sequence is MKKSKKQNQVISLFSGAGGMDIGFEMAGFKTAVAVEYDKSCCETLKANKPDLPIIQGDLAEISTEEILNAANLKPTQAALVIGGPPCQSFSLAGKRMGMNDPRGMLVLQFIRVVRESLPVAFVMENVKGMVNWEGGKAIEAIMNEISEPIIFEGKKYEYKVTKSVLNAADYGVSQFRERVFIVGNRINRKFEFPLPTHTDGENVALDLFGQKLEKHRSVWDAIGDLPVADEPSETALRVSETIKERIKNHGY, encoded by the coding sequence ATGAAGAAGTCCAAGAAGCAAAATCAGGTTATTAGCCTATTCAGCGGTGCAGGTGGTATGGACATCGGATTTGAAATGGCTGGTTTTAAAACAGCAGTTGCTGTTGAATATGACAAATCCTGTTGTGAAACGCTGAAGGCCAACAAGCCTGATTTACCGATCATTCAAGGAGATTTAGCGGAAATTTCGACAGAAGAAATTCTAAACGCGGCCAATTTGAAACCAACTCAAGCGGCTTTGGTTATTGGCGGTCCACCATGTCAATCTTTCAGTTTAGCGGGAAAACGGATGGGTATGAATGACCCAAGAGGAATGTTGGTACTTCAGTTCATAAGAGTTGTGCGTGAGAGTTTACCCGTAGCTTTTGTTATGGAGAATGTAAAAGGCATGGTGAACTGGGAAGGTGGGAAAGCTATCGAGGCCATTATGAATGAAATTTCTGAGCCAATCATATTTGAAGGTAAAAAGTACGAGTACAAAGTGACCAAATCCGTTCTCAATGCTGCGGATTATGGAGTTTCACAATTTCGGGAGAGAGTTTTTATAGTTGGCAATCGGATAAATAGAAAGTTTGAATTTCCATTACCAACACACACGGATGGAGAGAATGTAGCCCTTGACCTGTTCGGACAAAAATTGGAAAAGCACCGTTCGGTATGGGATGCCATTGGCGATTTACCTGTCGCAGATGAGCCTTCTGAAACTGCATTAAGAGTATCTGAAACCATCAAGGAAAGAATTAAGAATCATGGCTACTAA
- a CDS encoding type II site-specific deoxyribonuclease codes for MNNAFVKKASDLVNTHESTRSGFLEYALRKSKESIPYIDKAKALKLILEQKTKQPRDILNMDEIQSSCYEAAGVSVKANNYLTSNDLKGILEEFIKEFLEPAGSKYIDELIYRYLLTSGDALGGRMRNLVGSIANEKLTRNIVSQLKVLGLPFEFYDKQSKLWLASNKYTIDQVPDIRAIRWVLKSGKKRQLIYNLTVPIVKKNIDLVILNKHSEEISGSSFKSIIENAKSYVMLGELKGGIDPAGADEHWKTANTALTRVRDGFKKNRIDIPLVFIGAAIETSMSREIFAQYSDGRIANCANLTVDNQLLSLCNWIVSK; via the coding sequence ATGAATAATGCATTTGTAAAGAAGGCTTCTGACCTTGTAAATACACATGAGTCAACCAGAAGTGGTTTTTTGGAATACGCCTTGAGAAAGAGTAAGGAGTCTATTCCATACATCGACAAAGCAAAGGCTCTGAAGTTGATATTGGAACAAAAAACCAAACAACCAAGGGACATCCTGAATATGGATGAAATACAGAGTAGCTGTTATGAGGCCGCTGGTGTTTCTGTCAAAGCAAACAACTATTTGACATCGAATGACTTAAAGGGCATTCTTGAAGAATTTATCAAGGAGTTTCTTGAACCTGCTGGATCGAAATACATTGATGAACTTATTTACCGGTATTTGCTTACCTCTGGAGATGCTCTCGGTGGTAGAATGAGAAACTTGGTAGGTTCAATTGCAAACGAAAAACTTACGAGAAATATCGTTTCTCAATTAAAAGTGCTTGGCCTTCCGTTTGAATTCTATGACAAACAATCAAAACTCTGGTTGGCATCAAATAAGTACACAATTGACCAAGTTCCCGATATAAGAGCCATTAGATGGGTTTTGAAGTCAGGTAAGAAACGCCAACTCATATATAATTTGACCGTACCGATTGTAAAGAAGAACATTGACTTAGTAATTCTCAATAAACACTCGGAGGAAATTAGTGGTAGTTCCTTTAAGTCAATCATTGAAAACGCCAAGAGCTACGTCATGCTCGGAGAGCTTAAAGGTGGTATTGATCCCGCAGGAGCAGACGAACATTGGAAAACAGCAAATACTGCCCTGACACGTGTTAGAGATGGATTCAAGAAGAACCGAATTGATATTCCTCTGGTATTCATCGGTGCGGCAATTGAAACAAGTATGTCCCGTGAAATCTTCGCACAGTATTCCGATGGAAGAATTGCCAATTGTGCTAATCTGACGGTAGACAATCAACTTTTGTCACTATGTAACTGGATAGTGTCAAAATAA
- a CDS encoding ribonuclease HII: MLINSYQTELLEAGCDEAGRGCLAGPVVAAAVILDPKNPIEGLDDSKKITEAKRELLRPEVEAKALAWAVGIVSNEEIDQINILKGSFVAMHRALDQLKTKAEFIVVDGNRFIPYKDVRHECIVKGDGKYMNIAAASILAKTHRDEIMRKLHDQYSHFGWNRNKGYPTKEHRLAIRQHGPTEWHRMSFQLLQPELPFH, encoded by the coding sequence ATGCTAATTAACTCCTATCAAACCGAACTCCTCGAAGCAGGCTGCGATGAAGCAGGCCGCGGCTGTTTGGCAGGACCTGTGGTTGCCGCTGCCGTCATCCTCGACCCCAAAAACCCGATTGAAGGTTTGGATGACAGCAAGAAGATCACCGAAGCAAAACGAGAGTTGCTCAGACCCGAAGTGGAGGCCAAAGCTTTGGCCTGGGCGGTCGGAATCGTTTCCAATGAAGAGATCGATCAGATAAACATTCTGAAAGGAAGTTTCGTGGCGATGCATCGCGCATTGGATCAACTCAAGACCAAAGCTGAGTTCATTGTGGTGGATGGCAACCGGTTCATTCCGTACAAGGATGTTCGGCACGAGTGCATTGTAAAAGGCGATGGCAAGTACATGAACATCGCGGCAGCATCTATTCTGGCCAAAACACACCGTGATGAGATCATGCGAAAGCTGCACGATCAATACTCACATTTCGGTTGGAATCGGAACAAAGGTTATCCGACCAAGGAACACCGTTTGGCCATTCGCCAGCACGGCCCAACGGAATGGCACCGCATGAGTTTTCAGTTGCTGCAACCTGAACTGCCGTTCCATTAA
- a CDS encoding DUF3352 domain-containing protein, producing the protein MKKLLIALAVLAILLAGGGIYWKSLQQPEVDSDPVDAIPTSASLIMAYPNLTATWSAFQERDYSRVLHEIDELTVFLARNARLDSLLTKDAELKEALKGAMVWRSYHATEADSLQVFQVIKVRSGFGARALEAWKKSFGSDAGAITEEKNGETSIFKVVTSHPYSISFFTLKNGLLLSSSSASLLKQSLSQLAGGQNLSNDANFRSALETAGKNVDANLYVNYGNLPKYLAGALKPGLQSLNRTMVEFADWSEFDVNMKSEGFTLNGFTYVNDSLPQFLSLFLDQKPQSMQFAEFIPSNTASFVFYGIEDVIAFSSGYRELLSKQGDLSKMEAELDSANQLLGVDLEQNLLAWMGNSFGMCITRPTSPSFADNGYLVFETRSEELAEKLLSDLADELDAKHEKELESEEVNGTQIRHLRLDGILGVLFGETLKEYDNPFYAIYKGCVVFGTSSESVADYIEHLQADRTLGKDLSFSRFVENLGSAFNMFSYNHIPSSEKIFESYLNHDAVSMLESNREHINKFEAIGTQFSSTGQSFYSNTFIKYNPSSKAQKESHWLAQMDAAPIIPPVFVTNHISGEPEILVQDETNNVYLFNQLGQELFKAEIKEPILSRPVQVDAFKNGKLQYLFNTKNFIYLIDREGNLVDGYPIELNSPAETDLVVFDYDKDKDYRMLITCKNNHIYNYDIKGKKVSGWHHNRASDPTIHPFKRLLVSGKDYIITGESNGKIHLLDRRGKNRVTVEKRIPSSKNNHLQVFRSSETAFTGVYITDETGKIFRVALDGDVQPMELGKFSPEHHFLVTDLDKDGGPEFIFFDLNLLQVFSYKKEKLFEVRIEPNASAPFLVDLVEETGIGFSYPDSQQLVLFNSKGEMVSGFPVSGMSEFDLLLTGDHMLLVTAAPEGGLLIQNIR; encoded by the coding sequence GTGAAAAAGCTTCTGATAGCCTTGGCCGTTCTGGCGATTCTCCTTGCGGGAGGTGGTATCTATTGGAAGTCGCTGCAACAGCCCGAAGTGGATTCCGATCCGGTGGATGCGATTCCAACTTCTGCTTCGCTGATCATGGCCTATCCGAACCTGACGGCAACGTGGTCGGCTTTCCAAGAGCGTGATTACAGCAGGGTTTTGCATGAAATTGATGAGCTGACCGTTTTTCTGGCCCGTAATGCGCGGCTCGATTCGTTGCTTACCAAAGACGCAGAACTGAAAGAAGCGTTGAAGGGCGCGATGGTCTGGCGGTCGTATCATGCCACTGAGGCCGATTCGTTGCAGGTTTTTCAGGTCATTAAGGTGCGATCGGGTTTTGGTGCCCGTGCGTTGGAAGCGTGGAAAAAGAGTTTCGGAAGCGATGCAGGAGCCATTACGGAAGAGAAGAACGGAGAAACCTCGATTTTCAAAGTGGTCACTTCGCACCCTTACTCAATTTCATTCTTTACGCTGAAAAACGGACTGTTGCTTTCCAGTTCTTCCGCCAGTTTGCTGAAACAGTCGTTGAGCCAATTGGCAGGAGGCCAAAACCTGAGCAACGATGCCAATTTCCGCTCTGCGCTGGAAACAGCTGGGAAGAACGTGGACGCCAACCTGTATGTGAACTACGGAAACCTGCCCAAGTATTTGGCGGGTGCGCTAAAGCCTGGGCTTCAGTCGTTGAACCGAACGATGGTGGAGTTTGCTGATTGGAGCGAATTTGATGTGAACATGAAATCGGAGGGTTTTACACTCAATGGTTTCACGTATGTGAATGATTCGCTGCCGCAGTTTCTGTCGCTTTTCCTGGATCAGAAACCGCAGAGCATGCAGTTTGCAGAATTCATTCCGTCCAATACGGCTTCGTTCGTTTTTTACGGAATTGAAGATGTCATTGCGTTTTCGAGCGGCTACCGCGAATTGCTGAGCAAACAGGGCGATCTGAGCAAAATGGAAGCTGAATTGGACAGCGCGAATCAGCTCTTGGGGGTTGATCTGGAGCAGAATCTGCTGGCCTGGATGGGTAACAGTTTCGGTATGTGCATCACTCGGCCGACAAGCCCATCGTTTGCTGATAACGGTTATCTGGTTTTCGAGACCCGCTCGGAAGAGTTGGCCGAAAAGCTGCTTTCCGATCTTGCGGATGAACTGGACGCAAAACACGAAAAGGAACTGGAATCCGAAGAGGTGAATGGAACGCAGATCCGACATTTGAGATTGGATGGGATTCTTGGAGTTCTGTTTGGCGAAACGCTGAAGGAATACGACAATCCGTTCTATGCCATTTACAAAGGGTGTGTCGTGTTCGGAACTTCGTCAGAATCGGTGGCCGATTACATCGAACATTTACAGGCGGACCGCACGCTGGGCAAGGATCTTTCCTTCTCGCGGTTTGTGGAGAATCTGGGCTCTGCCTTCAACATGTTCAGTTACAATCACATCCCAAGTTCGGAGAAGATCTTTGAATCTTACCTGAATCATGATGCTGTCAGTATGCTGGAAAGCAACCGTGAACACATCAATAAATTCGAGGCCATCGGCACGCAGTTTTCTTCCACAGGTCAATCTTTTTACTCCAATACGTTTATCAAATACAACCCTTCTTCCAAAGCGCAGAAAGAATCGCATTGGTTGGCGCAGATGGATGCAGCACCGATCATTCCGCCCGTTTTCGTGACAAACCACATCAGTGGCGAACCCGAAATTCTTGTGCAAGACGAAACCAATAATGTTTATCTGTTCAATCAGCTGGGGCAGGAGCTTTTCAAAGCGGAGATAAAAGAGCCGATCTTGAGCCGTCCCGTTCAGGTGGACGCATTCAAAAATGGCAAGCTCCAATACCTTTTCAATACCAAGAATTTCATCTATCTCATTGATAGAGAAGGAAATCTGGTGGATGGTTATCCGATAGAATTGAACTCACCTGCCGAAACCGATCTGGTGGTTTTCGATTACGATAAGGACAAGGATTACCGCATGCTGATCACGTGCAAGAACAACCACATCTACAACTACGACATCAAAGGCAAGAAGGTGAGCGGCTGGCACCACAACCGCGCTTCGGATCCCACCATTCATCCGTTCAAGCGGCTGCTTGTTTCGGGCAAAGATTATATCATAACGGGCGAAAGCAACGGCAAGATCCATCTGCTTGACCGCAGAGGCAAGAACCGTGTGACGGTGGAAAAACGCATACCGAGTTCAAAGAACAACCACTTGCAGGTTTTCAGGTCCTCAGAAACTGCGTTCACGGGTGTTTACATTACGGATGAGACAGGGAAGATCTTCCGGGTGGCACTTGATGGTGACGTACAACCGATGGAACTTGGAAAGTTCAGTCCGGAACATCATTTTCTGGTGACCGACCTCGACAAGGACGGTGGTCCGGAGTTCATTTTCTTCGACCTGAACTTGTTGCAGGTCTTCAGTTACAAGAAGGAAAAGCTGTTTGAGGTGCGTATTGAACCGAACGCATCTGCACCTTTCCTTGTCGATCTGGTTGAAGAAACCGGTATCGGTTTCAGTTATCCCGATTCGCAGCAATTGGTGCTTTTCAATTCCAAAGGAGAAATGGTGAGCGGATTTCCCGTTTCGGGAATGTCAGAATTCGATCTTCTGCTTACTGGAGACCACATGCTTCTTGTTACTGCCGCACCCGAAGGTGGACTGCTCATTCAGAACATTCGCTAA
- a CDS encoding alpha/beta fold hydrolase, which produces MLKRILIGLLILVLAAVSFGYAYIQLSAREFSDEETAAIKAAVNAPLQELVGEAGYAMNDGVKIWYDVHRPQDTIKGSVLLIMGLSADALVWPDFFYQPFVDSGYQVIRFDNRGVGNSDWNAFDPENPYTLSDMANDAIAVLDTLKIEKAHVVGASMGGMIGQTLCTEHPERAQSLTSIMSTAWADDPEMPAIDLNVFKQIGINTIKYGLSGDVVDAVKLRIAIRSLLMGSEKYDLDINGIAQLTRYDIEKRSGYNQQSGLQQTKAIEVSGSREEALKQLQTPTLVIHGKTDPLIPFAHGEKTAKLIPHAETLWIDGMGHTLPRMYADTMVVRMTALMANAGNSAELSAADTSAVMP; this is translated from the coding sequence ATGCTTAAACGAATACTTATCGGGTTGCTCATCCTTGTTCTTGCTGCGGTGAGTTTCGGTTATGCCTATATCCAGCTGAGCGCACGGGAATTCTCTGATGAGGAAACCGCAGCAATAAAAGCCGCGGTCAATGCTCCACTTCAAGAGTTGGTTGGTGAGGCCGGTTATGCCATGAATGATGGTGTGAAGATCTGGTATGACGTTCATCGACCTCAGGACACCATAAAAGGAAGTGTGCTGTTGATCATGGGCCTTTCGGCCGATGCACTGGTGTGGCCCGATTTCTTCTATCAGCCGTTTGTGGACAGCGGTTACCAGGTCATCCGATTTGACAACCGTGGCGTTGGAAACAGCGATTGGAATGCCTTCGATCCAGAAAATCCGTACACGCTGAGCGATATGGCCAATGATGCCATTGCGGTTTTGGATACGCTCAAAATTGAGAAAGCGCACGTGGTCGGTGCATCCATGGGCGGGATGATCGGTCAGACGCTCTGCACTGAGCATCCTGAGCGAGCACAAAGTCTCACTTCAATCATGTCAACCGCTTGGGCGGATGATCCCGAAATGCCAGCCATTGACCTCAACGTTTTCAAGCAGATCGGCATCAACACCATCAAGTACGGACTGAGCGGAGATGTGGTGGATGCCGTTAAGTTGAGAATTGCCATCAGGTCGCTATTGATGGGTTCGGAGAAATACGATCTGGACATAAACGGAATTGCACAGCTTACCAGATATGATATTGAAAAACGAAGCGGTTATAATCAGCAATCGGGGCTTCAGCAGACCAAGGCCATTGAGGTTTCGGGTTCGCGAGAGGAAGCCTTGAAACAACTGCAAACGCCAACCTTGGTCATCCACGGAAAAACCGATCCACTCATTCCATTTGCGCATGGCGAAAAAACAGCCAAACTCATCCCACATGCAGAAACACTTTGGATAGACGGCATGGGCCACACGCTTCCAAGAATGTATGCCGATACCATGGTTGTGCGAATGACTGCACTGATGGCAAACGCTGGCAACTCCGCAGAACTGTCTGCCGCAGACACATCTGCCGTGATGCCCTGA
- a CDS encoding modification methylase: MATKIKNHQKTAHSPSTMEKIEMVPIGGKLSDILQTFGSTYRRLDPDKPSPTVTRSGYRDFIHPYENRMLTVRELACLQSFPEDWEFTGTRLDSYSSKREVSMTQFGQVGNAVPPVLACALANSIMEQLFENESDE; encoded by the coding sequence ATGGCTACTAAGATTAAGAATCATCAAAAAACAGCACATTCTCCTTCAACGATGGAGAAGATTGAAATGGTGCCGATTGGCGGAAAGCTTTCTGACATTCTTCAAACATTTGGTTCTACCTACAGACGACTTGACCCCGACAAACCTTCTCCTACTGTCACAAGAAGCGGATATAGGGATTTTATTCACCCATACGAAAACCGAATGCTTACTGTGCGTGAATTGGCCTGTTTACAATCGTTCCCCGAAGACTGGGAGTTTACAGGTACAAGATTAGATTCTTACAGTAGTAAACGAGAAGTTTCAATGACTCAATTTGGACAGGTTGGAAATGCGGTTCCGCCCGTTTTAGCATGTGCATTGGCTAATTCAATAATGGAGCAACTCTTTGAAAACGAATCAGATGAATAA